ataactggaaaaaaaaaaaaaagcttcaagaTATAATGCTCACCCTTACTAATGTGATATTTTCTATTGTACtggttaataaaattaaaaagtgccAGCGGCAGCCCCCTTAATGGTTTCCATGGCTCACTAATGGGCCAAAACCTGCAGTTTGAGAACCATTGACCCCCAGGTGAGTTTCAGTCTTACCCACCAGCCAGTTTCGATCCCAGCTTTGCCACTTTTCAGCCAAGTGATCCGTGGGTAGGCCACAtaacctctttgagccttggtttccttgtcCTCATTAGTAATACCCCCTGTCCATAGTGGTTGTGAATTGAATGAGTTAGACTATAAAGTACTGTGCTCATCTGGCAGATGATCTGCTGTGACAGTGGAGGGGGTGGAGGAGCAAAGCCTGTCACAGAGTCTGAGAGCTAAGAGCCTCTTCATTGGGAGCCGAAGGATGAGTAGCACTCTTGTGACTTCTGTAGTCAGGAAAGGAAAATCCAGAAATCCAGGCAGGCAGGCGGGGAAGTAAAGCCTGGGTGCAAAGAAAACGAGACAGAAGTTCTAAAGCAGACACACAAGCTGTATAgagcattttatgttttcttgaaCTTTACTACAGCCACCCTCTGATTATACGTGTGCTGTCCAGTCTGGGAGTCCTCTAACCACATGTGAtgatttataaattaattgaagttaaaatgaaaaattcagttcctcaattCTCCTTTTAAGTGCttactagccacatgtggctgccATATTGGAAAGCACAAGTATAGAACATTTCGGGCATTGCAGAAAGTTCTCCTGGGCAGCATTtcaatctgttcagttcagtcgctcagttgtgtccgactctttgtgaccccatgaacttcagcatgccaggcctccctgtccatcaccaactcccagagtccacccaaacccatcttcattgagtcggtgatgccatccaaccatcttatcctctgtcgtccttctcctcctgtcctcagtctttccagcatcagggtcttttcaaatgagtcagctcttcacatcaggtggccaaagtattggagtttcagcttcagcatcagtccttccaatgaacacccaggactgatctttaggatggactggttggatctccttgcagtccaagggactctcaagagtcttctccaacaccacagttcaagagcatcagttctttggtgctcagctttctttatagtccaactctcacatccatacatgaccactggaaaaaccatagccttgactagatggacctttgttgacaaagtaatgtctctgctttttaacatttcaTTAGACTCTATAAAAGTCTTCTGAAGATTGCAGATAGGGCATGgatttttctttcagattgtATAAATTTTTTCAATAAGATTCTCCCCTGAATTAAAACTTATGGCCCCTTCACGTTTAATAGCAACTATGTACATTTTCTTATGGCCTCTTTTGATCTTTAGCCAGTGAAATCACAATTTTTACATGGTTGCAGTGATAGTGTTTatgtaattgttttcttttttcatgtaacATAATTTTGCAAAGACTTTCTGCTGGCCTGATACGCAACATCTGTATTTGCTATTTAAGCCAAGGGGCAATATGCCTTGATGTACCATAATTGGGTTAACGGCTTCTTTATTGTtggacacttgagttgcttcctGGTTTTCAGTATTATGAATAGCACTGCCATGAACTCTTTTTGTACCTgaagtctttttcttcttttgaattgtTTCCTTACTGTAAATTCTAGGAAGTGAGTTACTCAGTCAAAGGATATAATAATCACTTTTATGACTCTTGTTATGTATTGCCtaattgctattaaaaaaaaaaagcctaaatgtattatagctttgaatatattattgttgtttgGCTCCTGAGAACATCAAGTCTCTAGATTGGTTCAAAGTGTAGCTAATTGGTAATAGAAGCAGAGTCTGTGCCCTTAGCCTTACTCTTGGCCCCATGTTTTTATTGTATTAGAAATATTCTTAACAATGTTGCTGTTAGTAACACTAATAAATCTAAATACTGATAAGCCCCCTAGGCTGGTTACAGCGTTAAAGGTAAAGTTTAAGGCCaagggcatttttaaaaagtgtgtattTATGAGGCGTAACTGAAGAAATGAGAGAGCTTTTTTTTTATACCTTACAGTTTACACAGCACGAGGATACAGGGCCCTGTCTGGCCTGTACGTTTCCTCTAGTGAAGCTGTTCTTGCAGCTGCCTTGGAATCCACTTCAGAGCcggtgtctgagccaccacaaacAATCTGCCGAGGCTCTGAGCGTCATACCTTGTATTTGACCAAAAATGGTATTCCTGGGCTTGAGGCGCCACCTGATTCACCACCCTGGGATCCAGATGATGTTGGGTTCTTTCCAGAAGTCAGATCTTTTCTGGGAGGATAAGATCTGCCAGCTctgagggtttgggggcaggggaATGAACCTCAGACTTTGGAAACCATTCCCAAGGGAGACAGGAGTGGTGTGGAACAATGGCCACCTTGTCAGCACAGGTGCATGACCTTCCTAAGAGACTAGGTTAAAAGGTAGACCATGTGTATTTGCTTAAACCCCCCAGCCTGTTCACTTCAAAGATCATTTTTGTCATCCTTTAGTCACTCCGCATTCATGTTGGAAAAATGTTGCAGAGCAATGAAGTGTCAGAGCCAAATTGGAGGAAGCTTCTCGGGCAAACGCAGAGCCATACATAGGGGTATAATGCAGGCCACGTGTTTAATTTAGTTTTCTAGTAGccatatttaaaaagtaagaagaaacaggtacagttttttgtgtgtggcacAATATCCAtattataaaatttatcattttaaccacttCTAAGTGTACAGTGTGTGTTACCATCACCactatttccagaattttttcataatgccagactgaaactctgtacccattaaacagtaactctccATTCATCCTCCTCAGGTCCCTGTAACCTTATAGTCTAGTTTCTGTCTCTTTAAGTTTGCCTATCCTAGGTACCTAGCAAGTGGAATCATGTACTATTGTCCTTTTgcgtctggcttatttcacttactgtGTTTTCATGATTCATTCATGtagtagcatgtgtcagaattttatTCATCTCAGTATTAATAGCTGAgtaaatatgtgtgtgtctgtgtgtgtatatatataccacatttcatttatcaattcatctgttgatCAATACTTCGTTGTTTCCATCTTCTCACTATTGTGTATAGTGTAgctgtgaacattggtgtacaagtATCTGAGTCCATGCTTTCAATTGTATTGGgtatatatacctaggagtgaaattgctggatcctatgataATTTTAGGTTTAAGTTTTTTAGAatctgccaaactgttttccagtttgtCTTTCACTCTTCATAATTCcctttgatgcacaaaaattTTCAGTTCTGATGTAGTCcagtttattgtttcttttgttgcctgtggtTTGGCATCTAAGAagtcattgccaaatccaatgtcataaAGATTCCTCCTATGTTTCTTCAATAAGTTTAATAGTTTCAGCTTTTAAATTTAGTTCTTTGAAACATTTTGGGTTAACTTCcgttcattcttctgcatgtggatatctagttTTCCTAGCACTGTTTGTTAACAAAACTGTCTCTTGCCATTGGATGGTCTTGGTACCTTTGTTCAGAGATCAGTTGACTGTATATGGGAGGATTTACTTCTGTggtctttattctgttccattggcctaGATTCTTACGCCAGTATCACAttcttttgattattgtagctttgttttgaaatcagatttcacattttgaaatcagaaagtgaatcctccaactttgttctttttcaagatagatgaagttaataatttatttagccCAGTGTATCTTTTCAACATGCCATCAATATGGATTCACTATAAAACATTTCTAGTGAGATATTTTGCATTCTTATGATCATCCTAACTTATAAATTGAGTGTGTATCTAACTTAACAGCCATCTCAGTTTGGACTAACTGTGTTTCAACTCTccatagccacatgtggctcatGACCATGATATCAGGCAGCTTAGATTTAGCAGAAAGTTGCCTTGTGGCACAGATCCCTGAAAACACaaagggctttggagtcagatgggTCTGGTTCCCCAAAgttttcccctttcttgagaaAATTGGGGTGGGCCAGAGGAAGCCACTCACGGGTGCTGTGGTAGAGGGGGAGCAGTTCAGTCCTACAGGATAGGAGGAGGGCGGTAAGAAAAGCATGCTGGGGAGGTGACATGAGTTCAGCCTTAGAGGTAGAGTGGGGACTTGGCCAAGCGGTCGGAGTGGGAAAGGGCGTTCTCGACAGAGGATGCAATTTGGGTAAAGGCCCAGGATTTGAGAGAGCTCATTGCTCTTGGAGAATTACAGGCAGGTCTTTCAGCTCGACGAGGGTGTTAGGGGTTGGGGGCTCTGGTGAAAGGAGAGTGTGGAGAGGTGGATTGAGACTGGACCTGCCACCACTGACCACCACTGCTCCTGTCATCCGTGTCCCCAGCATCTCTTATTTGGATTACTGATAGTAGCCTCTTCATGGGTCTCCCCATGTCCACTCTTGCCCCACTTAAAAtgtaagtcagatcatgtcacttttctgctcaaaacccttctGTGGCTTTACATTTGACTTCATAAAATCAGAGGGTCAGGGTGCTTCCAGGTCAGTCCCACTCCTCTCTATCGTACCTTGTCCTTCTCCTTCCTGCATTCCTCTCTGGCCATTTTGGACTCATATCCCTGACCAGGGGCCTCTACACTTGCTTTTCTCTCTTGGGATATGCTTCCCAGAGATGCCACCCCGCCTCACTCTCACGCTTCCTGTCTCCAGCACTTCGTTCCTGTCTTGTCTTCTTATCACTCTATACAAAATAAAGTGATGCCCTTCTGAAGCTTTTTGTCAAAACACTAGCTGGCATGTTCCATCTGGATGAGTTCTTTGTCTGCCTCTGTCCTTCTGTCCTTAGAGGTCGGCCCTGAGAGAAGAGAAGACTGTTTTGCTCAGCCTTTAGTGCTTGGTGTTCaatgagtatttgttgaatgaatgactggaTGTATAAATGAACAAGTAAAGAAAGCCTGAAACAGAGTAGACCTTCAGCAAATGTATGTTGATTTGAGATTTTTGTTGAAgtgtttgcatttatttattttctgtaacttcatatttggaaaagattgaaaaccTACAAGAAAGTTGAAAGAATGGTCCAGTGGCTCTCCGCATATCCTCCATTTAGACTCAAGAGCTGTTAACATTTCACCACAGCTGCTTTACATATCCTTGCATGTATGTGGGCGTGTTTGTGTAAGTGGACCCATTTAAACATCAGTTGTAGAAACGTGACATTAACTCTTTGAATTTAGAAGCTGGCTCTGGATAGCAGTGAGTCGGAGGGGACCTCAGGCAGCAGGCAGCTGGGGCCATGGCCTCCGACCTGGACTTCTCCCCTCCCGAGGTGCCCGAGCCCACGTTCCTGGAGAACCTGCTGCGGTACGGACTCTTCCTGGGGGCCATCTTCCAGCTCATCTGCGTGCTGGCCATCATCATTCCTGTTCCCAAGTCCCACGAGGCGGTGAGTCTTTCCCTGTGAGCCTCAGCTCCTCGGGCTGGGTTCTGGGTCCTGAAAATTATAGACTTTGCAGCAGTGAAGACTAGCAGGGATTATGCGGGCCTTGATTGATTTAAAGTGTCTCCAAATTCCCACCTGGTGGCATTGGGCCACGTGGTTCATACCTTATTTGTTTGCATATGTgtgaaacagatttttatttagtacctacttactatgtgtcagactcTGCTGAAAGATGTGGGgtctgccctcaaggaacttcTAGTCTTTGGGAGAAGGGCAGATATGAAACAAATACACAGGTTTCCCTGTGAAGTACAGGGTACTGAGAAGGTGTGTAACAGGGGGAGGACCTGAACTTACACTCCTGCCCCAAGGAGAAGGAACTGCATGTGTAAGGACCCGAGGAATGAAGGAATGGGCTCACCCCTGAATGCAGGTGCCTGTGGCCAGAGCACAGAGGGGACGTGATGAGAGGTACAGCCAGAAGAGTCGGGGTGGGGGCCCAGGGGTTTTAAAGAAGAGAGTGATGTCGTCAGATTGACTTTCTTGTTATTTCAACTTTCATTCATTAGGTCTGTTTATTCTGTAGCTCTACAGCCTCCTTCCTCCACCCTACCTTCACTTTTCTCGTGACATTGATTTGTTGGAGAAGGTAGGTTGTCATCTACCACATCCAGGATTTGGCTGATTGCTTCTGTGTGGTGTCATTTGACATGTTTAACTTGTTCCTTGTATTTTCTGTCAATGAGAAATGCAGTCTAGAGGCTTGATTCAATTCGGATCCAGTTATTTAGTGAGAACACCTCATAGCTAGTGCTGTGAATGTCTTGTTCTTTGAAATCAACAGACACTTAGTGTCTGTTTGTCGTATAGAGATTCTAAGATACCTGTGGGTTCAGGTGGTTATAGCTAATCCCTCTGTTAGAAAATCTTCATCCCTCTTTCACCTAAATGGTTTTAGCATCCATTGATCATTGCTTAGAGCCATTCTTTCCTTCTGCATTTTATTAGCTGGAATTCTTCAGTGAAGAAGATCTTTTCATCATGCGTATATGATTAGTCTGAAATGCTGTTCATAGTAAAAGGCAGGATAAATGCTTGATTCTTTCCCTCTGTTAGTTTTCAGAGTTGTGAGTTTGGACTCTAGCAACCTCCAGTCTTGACCAATAAAGCTTTGATTTTCAATGGGAACCCCATCCAGTTATGTGAAAGACGGTCTACCAAGGGAACCCATTAGAGACTCATTGCCTAGGGTTTTAGGGGACAGGTCACATAAGCACCCTCTGCCTAACACAACCCAAAATTCCAGACTTCCAGCAGGAAGACAGGTTTTCAGCATAAACCATATTGTTTCCACAGACAGGTTAGGCATAGTGAGCCATTCTTATCAGTTCTGGGAATTGTGGGAACCACCCAAAATCCAGTTTCCCAAATGTCAGCCAAGGGCCAGCTTTGCAAGCTGGGTTTTCTAAGGACtgcagtttactttttttttttaatgtaaactttGTTCAGCACACCTGAAACATACTTATTATACCTTTCAAATAActatgttgtttttctctattaacAGTAAGATTTAGAATGAAATTCAccatttctttatgtttctttctgGGCCCCAAAATATGTCCCAGTAGGGATGTATATTTAGAGTACTGTGTTTATAAGCCTTTTCTTCACATTGGTATACTCCCACCATGACATAACATtgatttgcttcattttgttttttacttttagaggtttttccttttgatttaatttaaaaattatgtaaaacttTTATATTACAAACTTTCCCAAAGTCAAAACTATGTAACAGGATGCAGTTTCAGAAATTTCCTTGAATCTCTATATCTTCCaccctttccccttcctcccctggtaggtacccatttttatttaatttatcccccttttgtttcttttttctgaagaTGTATGCaaatggatatgtgtgtgtgtgatatttctttctttattcatttattttctcccattgattTACAAATGATACTAAACACAGTTTTATGTGCTTCCTTATTTAACAATATATTCTGGAGATACATATCTTGGAGATGACTGTGTCCCAGAGATCCTGCTGGTGTAACTGGGAGGAACTCTGGCAAAGGTGGGTTTGGGGTGAGGATTGGGAGGCAGCATGCTGGGTTCAGTTTTTAACAAAGGCCTTTAAAATGTCCAGGTGATTCCATCAAGTAGGCAGTTGCATCTCCTGTTCTGTATGAGGAGGAGGGTCTGTGCTGAGTGCTGATCAGCATTTGAGAGTCAGTAAGACATCGTTAAAgccatgacagaggatgaggtctCTTAGGAGGGAATGTGGAGCAGAGGCAGGAGCTAGGTGGGCCTCTGGGTGAACAGCTTGTTTCTCCCCTCTGGGTAGCTACTCCAAAACAGCAGGAGAGAGAAGGGCTGAGCCTGCCCAGATAAGagataaaagaccacatatttctcattctcaaggAGACCTTCTCAACTACACATGcccagaaaggctccttggaggtaaCAAGAGAGGAGATGTCAGCTAGTGGTAAGTGATGTCAGCTTACCCATAGGTCCCTTcgctagaatccatcttggctaagagatgcgtgGGCACACATGGAAGGGCCCTGAAATATAGTGATGCCAAGgacagactcaga
This genomic interval from Cervus canadensis isolate Bull #8, Minnesota chromosome 10, ASM1932006v1, whole genome shotgun sequence contains the following:
- the MANBAL gene encoding protein MANBAL — protein: MASDLDFSPPEVPEPTFLENLLRYGLFLGAIFQLICVLAIIIPVPKSHEAEAEPSEPRSAEVMRKPKATAPSANKRPKKEAKKKR